A DNA window from Vigna unguiculata cultivar IT97K-499-35 chromosome 10, ASM411807v1, whole genome shotgun sequence contains the following coding sequences:
- the LOC114166344 gene encoding LOW QUALITY PROTEIN: uncharacterized protein LOC114166344 (The sequence of the model RefSeq protein was modified relative to this genomic sequence to represent the inferred CDS: inserted 1 base in 1 codon), with translation MDCLGPFGKPPRAMINFIWEHGVRQMTYIIYYKQNVLQLSSSLKDLGFEKEKVDHQCDEAEKNLNKVERKVTEWVEKVSEIETTVAKYENRNGHKRARSPNCFIFPYLWNRHKLGRQAKKLEVNVTKLIDDCPKFDEVAYRENVTSNDTTLSNYGFIEFGSTKSTMDKVMRQLEDSTVRMIGLYGPGGVGKSTLVKEIARKAKENKLFDVMAVVEITANPNPQKIQEEIAYVLGLKLEGKGENVRADCLRRRLKREKGNTLLIFDDLWDKLDLNKLGIPLDEDEDDDDDFNSGNKDLSRKVFKKKKSXGGHKGCKILLTSRDKKVLCIEMDVKSTFCVKELDDRDALMLFKNLAGIHNEMSSSKQEIVKKYCAGLPMAIVTVARALRNKSELVWEATLEKLKKQELVGVQTSMDVSVKMSYDHLENEEIKSIFLLCAQMGHQPLTMDLVKYCFGLGILEGVSSLLEARDRIKTSIQKLKDSGLLLDENSNNHFSMHDMVRDAALSIAHKDHNVFTLRNGKLDDWPELEKCTSISICDSDIIDELPEVLNCSQLKLFQIDTNNPSLEIPERFFSRMENMKVLVMTGFHLSSLPHSIQFLSKLRMLCLERCTLDCNLSILGKLKKLRILSFSGSQLTSFPSELKFLDKLRLLDINDCSELKIIPPNLISSLTCLEELYIRKSLIKMLVEGETKKGQASFLIELKNLQNLKVLDLSIPYASIFRNHFFFDKLKDYKIVIGDLDMFSVGEFRMPDKYEALRVLALQPKDDTNIHSQKSIKLLFKTVQSLLLGEMDGVGDVVNELNIDGFPDLKHLSIINNNDIKYVNSTQLSTYVNAFPNLESLCLYNLGKLDMISFGPVTVVSFAKLKIIKVEMCNRLKNLYSFYKVKFPTSAQTCEISECNSYMDKFLPSLETIEVFECGSLKEIFQIPMHYGKVEFLKLHTLTLQSLPSFKCFYTKVEEYCGSHMTEPQTTNRGHGEITNEEVNQSYGRSHLFGEMVEFPNLENLTLSSLKIHGIWDQHSTSFIFQNLIKLVVKDCHKLRYLCSLSMASNLKNLKNLVISDCPIMEKIFKVEENSANEVCIFPKLEEIHLSKMDKLTDIWQSKVSVDSFSSLISVNIEKCNELEKIFPSHMEGWFESLENLKVSKCHSVKVIFEINDSQEIDTFGGIETNLQVLLLEHLSMLKQLWSTDPYGILKFKKLRTIEVLDCDELRSLFPTSVAKDASKLEGISALQCENMVEIVASKDAFEANNDPLEFPELNYVRLYKLPKIKHFYRQRHPIKCPKLKELSVRDVKLETILKETSETTNKEEKCVFPAEEVLPNLECMEIDFYQAQELLRKHQMHRLKELSLISVQSFDLSQFSYRMPNLEKLKFISSKFRELVQREKIARKKRLGIVLQLKELVFVGSKINHLGFGRDQVLEKLELLTLEYCNKLSNLGPPSVSLTYLTYLEVKSCKRLRNLMASCTAQSMVQLKTMKVIGCCEVEEIVSNKGSEEGKVMKIIFNKLISIELAELNNMKRFCSYKGCEFEFPSLEILIVRECPKMEKFSEREPITPKLKNIFGVEGDEKTKWQWEGNLNTTIQKILNDKVIFTDYLRLHNYSESIIERLWRGSHSVHQNSFGYLKNLSVYECDTLVHVIPSHLLYCFQNLEELEVKSCKAAQVIFNMNDEKRLMTKASGILRLNTLSLDNLPKLEHIWNKDPEGIIDHQLLKKMRVEHCKRLTSLFPASVAKDLAELQVLEVRKCEELAEIFRKDEKGGEGTTQESVFPRLTSLKLYQLPRLKYSIHRSKRQESISKLSMIDMQELCLGSQPIPNSFFGLLGSLTVDGCQFLSDDVLPFNVLRFLTNLETLEVENCDYVKTIFDVKCTGQDIMTFPLKNLSLFRLPNLKNVWNEDPHEILRMPHLQEVHVERCNDLTSVFPKSVAKYLVLVENLSVKNCEGLMTIVAEDNIDPSLDTMFPCPCVRSLKLKGLPKFKYFYHCSPRSDTHTHLESHTENQLSSKKLVKPFSLLENGVEMILRGEFQRNLLPNLKFLILWFESDVFRPEILKQAPNIEKLVVCNGSFNEMFCSKSPNNVDYSGLQLKKLQLNSLGELVSIGLENSWTEPFVRNLETFKVTGCGSLKNLVTCRVSFSNLTYLKVHDCSSLSYLFSSSTVKSLGQLKRMEIKNCTSITEIVPREADESDEDEIIFPKLSLLNLEDLWDLQKFYRGSLSFPSLEKVSITSCTWLPYLFSSSTVKSLGQLKRMEIKYCGSIEEIVSREKDESDEDEIIFPELSLLNLEGLGLRKFYRGSLSFPSLEKVSITGCERMTSFCLGTLEAGNLSHVKVGEFQEVAPLQTDLNSTIQKEYLRRISELKHRSLKYMPELQDIWDGSIEIPNFCFSGLVTLNVDDCKFLTDAVLPFHLLPSLPRLETLRVENCDLIKTIFDVKCTTEDTLITFPLKNLFLFKLSKLKNVWNEDPHGILSMDHLQQVIVENCKRLKSVFPTSVAKDLNLEDLKVGDCEGLMTIVAENNTNRSLELTFPCPRVSSFQLRRLPNFKYFYYCSLKSDIYTHLESHTKDQLGTEKRLLLWEEGVEMIFRGKFQRNLLHNLKFLILWYQPDVFRQEILEQVPNMEKLVVQNGSFKEMFCCKSPNNVDYSELQLKKLHLNSLKKLVSIGLENSWTEPFVRNLETFKVFDCDSLKNLVTCRVSFSNLTYLKVQSCYTLSYLFTSSTAKSLVQLKRMEIKNCFSIQEIVSKEEDESDEDEIIFPKLSLLNLEHLGDLRKFYRGSLRFPSLEELSITSCYEMVTLCTGTLEAGKLSHVRLEEPDAIPLETDLNSILTNEFIKRARWEMPQRSLEFRYGADLQVIWGLSLQIPHFRFRKLETLFLNGCHSLSYVLPSTLLPLLSELKTLKVVNCDSVKTIFDVKSAQGTLTCPLEKLVLWKLSNLEALSNEDTAEIVPLDNPKQTNPKFTLPCVTSLSLSDLPKFKLNTTFQLITPNLQHLTVGKYESKMIVDGEFQRNHELKFLTFCSDIKCDEYPEYGLLQQLPNVKKLVVCHRSFKVIFSDQRPNNSKLLLQLKALSSESLEELVPIGFKNSWTEPFIRNLESFEVISCSSLKNLVTCTVSFSNMVSLTIENCHNLSYLFTSSTARSLDKLQRMEIKWCKSIEEIVFKEEESDEGEIMFLQLRCLNLDNLLNLRRFYGGSLSFPSLEELSVTNCVEMVILCPTTVKADKLTRVTIDYRTVIPPENINSVVRKRFHRQISELFHFDLKSRPALQELWHDSLHMPDFCFSCLYELTVEDCQFLSDAVLPFHLLPLLPRLRRMAVRNCDFVKYIFEVNCTTKDTLVTLPLEKLTLSNLSNLENVWNEDPTGILSVHNLEEVFVDRCKCLGSVFPASVAKDLLKLERLAVENCEKLMTIVAEECDGDEEIIFERLQVLDLKMLEELRCFYTGNFTLSFPSLKKVHVIKCSSMKSFSAVNKIDHPIKWYYSEYAKPRKETDLNSAVCRTFEKEAPDASGVIISVLQ, from the exons ATGGATTGTTTGGGGCCTTTTGGCAAACCACCTAGAgcaatgataaattttatatggGAACATGGTGTTCGACAGATGACTTACATCATTTATTACAAGCAAAATGTTCTTCAACTGAGCAGTAGTCTTAAGGATCTTGGATTTGAAAAAGAGAAGGTAGATCACCAATGTGATGAGGCTGAGAAAAATCTAAACAAAGTTGAACGTAAGGTTACTGAATGGGTTGAAAAAGTCAGTGAAATTGAGACAACAGTAGCAAAGTATGAGAATAGAAATGGCCACAAAAGGGCTCGATCGCccaattgtttcatttttccATACTTGTGGAATAGACACAAGTTAGGTAGACAAGCAAAGAAGTTGGAAGTGAATGTTACAAAGCTAATTGATGATTGCCCAAAGTTTGATGAAGTTGCCTACAGGGAAAATGTAACATCTAATGATACCACATTGTCCAATTATGGCTTTATAGAATTCGGTTCTACAAAATCCACAATGGATAAAGTTATGAGACAACTTGAAGATTCCACCGTGAGAATGATTGGATTGTACGGGCCAGGGGGTGTGGGGAAGAGCACTTTAGTAAAAGAAATTGCAAGGAAAGCCAAAGAAAATAAGTTGTTTGATGTGATGGCTGTAGTAGAAATAACAGCCAATCCCAATCCACAAAAAATCCAGGAAGAAATTGCTTATGTGTTAGGATTGAAATTAGAAGGAAAAGGTGAAAATGTGAGAGCTGATTGTCTTCGAAGGAGGttaaagagagaaaaagggAACACCCTTTTAATCTTTGATGACCTTTGGGACAAATTAGACTTGAACAAGTTAGGGATTCCACTTGATGAAGAcgaagatgatgatgacgatTTTAATAGCGGTAACAAGGATCTTAGCCGCAAagtgttcaaaaagaaaaaat ttGGTGGTCACAAGGGGTGCAAAATTTTGCTAACTTCAAGGGATAAAAAAGTGTTATGTATTGAAATGGATGTAAAGTCAACTTTTTGCGTAAAGGAATTGGATGATAGGGATGCTTTGATGTTGTTTAAGAATTTGGCTGGAATACATAATGAAATGTCTAGCTCTAAACAAGAAATTGTGAAGAAGTATTGTGCTGGGTTACCCATGGCCATAGTTACAGTTGCAAGGGCATTAAGAAACAAGAGTGAGTTAGTATGGGAAGCTACActagaaaaacttaaaaagcaGGAATTGGTAGGAGTGCAAACATCTATGGATGTTTCAGTGAAAATGAGTTATGACCATCTTGAAAATGAAGAGATCAAGTCCATTTTCTTACTTTGTGCTCAAATGGGCCATCAACCTCTAACTATGGACTTAGTGAAGTATTGTTTTGGTCTGGGTATACTCGAAGGGGTCTCCTCGCTTTTGGAAGCTCGAGACAGAATTAAGACATCAATTCAAAAGCTCAAAGACTCTGGCTTGTTGTTGGACGAAAATTCTAATAATCATTTCAGTATGCATGACATGGTTCGAGATGCTGCTTTGTCTATAGCACACAAGGATCACAATGTTTTCACTTTGCGAAATGGAAAACTGGATGATTGGCCCGAACTCGAAAAATGCACTTCTATTTCTATATGTGACAGTGATATCATTGATGAGCTTCCGGAAGTCTTAAATTGTTCTCAACTTAAACTTTTCCAAATAGACACTAACAATCCATCTTTGGAAATACCTGAGAGGTTTTTTAGTAGAATGGAAAATATGAAAGTTTTAGTAATGACTGGTTTTCATCTTTCGAGCTTACCACATTCAATCCAATTCCTATCAAAGCTCAGAATGCTTTGTTTAGAGAGATGTACTTTAGATTGCAACTTATCTATATTAGGGAAGCTGAAGAAGTTAAGAATTCTCAGCTTCTCTGGATCTCAACTTACAAGTTTTCCATCTGAGCTAAAATTCTTAGATAAATTACGATTGCTAGACATCAACGATTGTTCTGAATTGAAGATTATTCCACCTAATCTTATATCAAGTTTGACGTGTTTGGAAGAactatatataagaaaaagtttgaTCAAAATGTTGGTGGAAGGAGAGACAAAGAAAGGTCAAGCTTCATTTCTTATTGAGCTAAAGAATTTGCAAAATTTGAAAGTGTTGGACTTAAGCATCCCATATGCTTCAATTTTTCGtaatcattttttctttgaCAAGCTAAAAGATTACAAGATTGTGATAGGAGACCTGGACATGTTTTCTGTTGGAGAATTTCGGATGCCGGATAAGTATGAAGCATTAAGAGTTTTAGCATTGCAACCGAAGGATGACACTAACATTCACTCCCAAAAAAgcataaaattattgtttaaaacaGTACAAAGCTTGTTGTTGGGAGAGATGGATGGTGTTGGAGATGTTGTCAATGAATTGAATATAGATGGATTTCCAGATTTGAAACACTTATCCATCATAAATAACAATGACATCAAATATGTTAATTCAACACAATTGTCTACTTATGTGAATGCTTTCCCCAATTTGGAATCTCTATGTCTCTACAATTTGGGGAAGTTAGATATGATAAGTTTCGGTCCAGTTACAGTTGTGTCATTtgcaaaattaaaaatcattaagGTCGAGATGTGTAATCGGTTGAAGAACCTCTATTCCTTTTACAAGGTTAAATTTCCTACTAGTGCACAAACATGTGAGATTTCTGAATGTAATTCTTACATGGATAAATTTCTTCCTAGTCTAGAAACAATTGAGGTTTTTGAATGTGGATCTTTAAAGGAGATTTTTCAAATACCAATGCATTATGGTAAGGTTGAATTTCTCAAATTGCACACTTTGACGCTCCAATCGTTACCATCATTTAAATGCTTTTATACCAAAGTGGAGGAATATTGTGGGTCACATATGACAGAGCCTCAAACTACAAATAGGGGCCATGGAGAAATTACTAATGAAGAAGTCAATCAAAGTTACGGGAGGTCTCATCTTTTTGGTGAAATG GTTGAGTTCCCAAACTTAGAGAACTTGACTTTATCCTCACTCAAGATTCATGGGATATGGGACCAACACTCTACAAGTTTCATCTTTCAAAACTTGATAAAATTAGTTGTGAAAGATTGTCATAAATTGAGATATCTATGTTCCTTGTCTATGGCTAGCAATTTGAAGAATCTGAAAAACCTTGTCATAAGTGATTGCCCGATTATGGAGAAGATTTTTAAGGTTGAAGAAAATAGTGCAAACGAG GTTTGCATCTTCCCTAAGTTAGAGGAAATCCACCTTAGCAAAATGGACAAATTAACAGATATATGGCAAAGTAAAGTGAGTGTGGATTCTTTTTCTAGTCTCATTTCTGTGAATATTGAAAAGTGCAATGAATTAGAGAAGATTTTTCCAAGCCACATGGAAGGATGGTTTGAAAGTTTAGAGAACTTGAAAGTTTCTAAATGTCATTCGGTAAAAGTGATTTTTGAAATCAATGATTCTCAAGAAATAGATACATTTGGAGGGATAGAAACAAATTTGCAGGTTCTTCTTCTAGAACATCTCTCAATGTTGAAACAATTGTGGAGTACAGATCCATATggaattctaaaatttaaaaaattgcgGACTATAGAAGTATTGGATTGTGATGAACTGAGGAGTTTATTTCCGACTTCTGTGGCAAAGGATGCTTCAAAGCTTGAAGGCATTTCAGCATTGCAATGTGAGAATATGGTAGAAATTGTTGCAAGTAAAGATGCATTCgaagctaacaatgatccatTAGAGTTTCCTGAACTAAATTATGTGAGATTATATAAGCTACCAAAGATCAAACATTTCTATAGGCAGAGACATCCTATAAAGTGCCCAAAATTAAAGGAGTTGAGCGTGAGGGATGTAAAGCTTGAAACAATTCTCAAAGAAACCAGCGAAACAacaaacaaagaagaaaaatgtgttTTCCCAGCTGAAGAG GTATTACCCAACTTGGAGTGTATGGAAATTGACTTCTACCAAGCACAAGAACTGTTACGGAAGCATCAGATGCACCGTCTGAAAGAACTTAGTTTGATTTCAGTTCAAAGTTTTGATCTGAGCCAGTTTTCGTACAGAATGCCAAATCTAGAAAAGTTGAAATTCATTTCTTCTAAATTTAGAGAGTTAGTGCAAAGAGAAAAGATTGCACGAAAAAAAAGATTGGGGATCGTATTGCAGTTGAAAGAGTTAGTTTTCGTGGGTTCAAAGATAAATCATCTAGGATTTGGACGAGACCAAGTTCTAGAGAAACTAGAGCTTTTAACCTTAGAATATTGCAATAAATTGAGCAATTTAGGTCCTCCTTCTGTATCTTTGACTTACTTGACATATTTGGAAGTGAAGTCTTGTAAGAGATTAAGGAACTTAATGGCATCCTGCACGGCCCAAAGCATGGTTCAACTCAAGACCATGAAGGTAATTGGTTGCTGTGAAGTAGAGGAAATAGTAAGCAATAAGGGAAGTGAAGAAGGCAAAGTgatgaaaattatattcaaCAAATTGATTTCTATAGAACTTGCGGAACTAAACAACATGAAAAGGTTTTGCAGTTACAAGGggtgtgaatttgaatttccaTCACTGGAAATATTGATTGTAAGAGAATGTCCGAAGATGGAAAAATTCAGTGAGAGAGAGCCAATAACACCAAAGTTAAAGAATATATTTGGCGTGGAAGGAGATGAAAAAACCAAATGGCAATGGGAAGGTAACTTGAATACCACCATACAAAAGATTTTGAATGATAAG GTCATTTTCACCGATTATCTTAGGCTTCACAATTATAGTGAATCTATTATAGAGAGACTATGGCGTGGCAGTCACTCTGTGCACCAAAATAGCTTTGGGTATTTGAAAAACTTGAGTGTATACGAATGTGATACTCTAGTGCATGTAATTCCATCCCATTTGCTTTATTGCTTTCAGAATTTGGAAGAATTAGAAGTAAAGTCTTGCAAAGCAGCACAggttatatttaatatgaatgATGAGAAGAGGTTGATGACAAAAGCTTCGGGAATATTACGTCTGAACACACTGTCTTTAGATAATCTACCAAAACTGGAGCATATATGGAACAAGGATCCGGAGGGAATCATTGACCATCAACTGCTAAAGAAAATGCGTGTTGAACATTGTAAGCGTCTTACAAGTTTGTTTCCAGCATCAGTGGCCAAAGATCTTGCCGAACTTCAAGTGCTTGAGGTAAGAAAGTGTGAGGAATTGGCAGAGATATTTAGGAAGGATGAAAAGGGTGGAGAAGGAACAACGCAAGAGTCTGTGTTTCCTCGTCTCACCTCATTGAAGCTGTACCAATTGCCACGCCTCAAATACTCTATCCACCGCTCTAAACGACAG GAGAGTATATCAAAATTGAGTATGATAGATATGCAAGAGTTGTGTCTTGGCTCACAGCCCATCCCAAACTCCTTCTTCGGCCTCTTGGGTTCTCTGACAGTGGATGGTTGTCAGTTTTTATCAGATGATGTTCTACCGTTCAATGTACTTCGTTTCTTAACTAATTTAGAAACGTTGGAAGTTGAAAACTGTGATTACGTCAAAACTATATTTGATGTCAAATGTACAGGACAAGACATAATGACCTTTCCTCTAAAGAATTTGAGTTTATTTAGGCTACCAAATCTGAAGAATGTTTGGAACGAAGATCCTCATGAAATTCTAAGAATGCCTCATCTACAAGAAGTACATGTTGAGAGATGTAACGACCTTACAAGCGTGTTTCCGAAATCAGTAGCCAAATATCTTGTGCTAGTTGAAAATCTTAGCGTGAAAAACTGTGAGGGATTGATGACTATTGTTGCAGAGGATAATATTGATCCAAGTCTGGACACTATGTTTCCCTGTCCTTGTGTgagatcattaaaattaaagggTTTGCCAAAGTTCAAGTATTTTTACCACTGCTCTCCCAGGTCTGACACCCATACACATCTGGAATCACATACCGAGAATCAACTCAGTTCTAAAAAG TTGGTCAAACCCTTTTCACTGTTGGAAAATGGAGTAGAGATGATTTTGCGTGGAGAGTTTCAGAGAAACCTCTTACCCAACTTAAAGTTTCTTATTCTCTGGTTTGAGTCGGATGTATTTCGACCGGAAATTCTAAAACAAGCGCCCAATATAGAGAAGCTTGTGGTATGTAATGGTTCCTTTAATGAGATGTTTTGTAGTAAAAGTCCTAATAATGTGGATTATAGTGGACTACAGCTGAAAAAATTACAGTTGAATTCCCTTGGAGAGTTGGTTTCAATTGGGTTAGAGAACTCTTGGACTGAGCCCTTTGTCAGAAATCTAGAAACCTTTAAAGTCACTGGTTGTGGGAGTTTAAAAAACTTGGTAACATGCAGAGTATCTTTCTCCAATCTGACATATTTGAAAGTACATGATTGCAGTAGCTTGTCCTATTTGTTCTCATCCTCAACAGTCAAGAGTTTGGGTCAACTCAAAAGAATGGAGATAAAAAATTGTACATCAATTACAGAGATAGTGCCTAGGGAGGCAGACGAATCAGACGAGGATGAGATAATATTTCCAAAGCTCAGTCTTTTGAATCTTGAAGATTTGTGGGACCTCCAAAAATTCTACAGAGGAAGTTTGAGTTTCCCATCCTTGGAGAAAGTGTCAATAACAAGTTGCACTTGGTTGCCCTATTTGTTTTCATCCTCAACAGTCAAGAGTTTGGGTCAACTGAAGAGAATGGAGATAAAATATTGTGGCTCAATTGAAGAGATAGTGTCTAGGGAGAAAGACGAATCAGATGAGGATGAGATAATATTTCCAGAGCTCAGTCTTTTGAATCTTGAAGGTTTGGGTCTCCGAAAGTTCTATAGAGGAAGTTTAAGTTTCCCATCCTTGGAAAAGGTGTCAATAACAGGTTGCGAGAGGATGACAAGTTTTTGTCTAGGTACTCTAGAGGCAGGGAATTTATCTCATGTTAAAGTCGGAGAATTCCAAGAAGTTGCTCCATTACAGACTGATCTCAACTCTACTATACAGAAGGAATATCTGAGACGG ATTTCAGAGCTCAAACATCGTTCTCTCAAATATATGCCAGAGCTACAAGATATATGGGATGGCTCAATAGAGATCCCCAACTTCTGTTTCAGTGGGCTGGTCACATTGAATGTGGATGACTGCAAGTTTTTAACAGATGCAGTGCTACCCTTCCATTTACTCCCTTCATTACCCAGATTGGAAACATTGAGAGTTGAAAACTGTGATCTTATCAAAACCATATTTGATGTCAAATGTACAACAGAAGACACATTGATTACTTTTCCTCTTAagaatttgtttttgttcaaaCTGTCAAAGCTGAAGAATGTTTGGAATGAAGATCCTCATGGAATCCTAAGTATGGACCATCTACAACAAGTCATTGTTGAAAATTGCAAACGCCTTAAAAGCGTGTTTCCCACTTCTGTAGCTAAAGATTTGAATCTTGAAGATCTAAAAGTGGGAGACTGTGAGGGATTGATGACTATTGTTGCAGAGAACAATACAAATAGAAGTCTAGAGCTTACGTTTCCCTGTCCCCGTGTGTCGTCATTTCAACTACGACGTTTGCCCAATTTCAAGTACTTTTACTACTGCTCACTCAAGTCTGACATTTATACACATCTAGAATCACATACTAAGGATCAACTGGGTACTGAAAAG CGCCTGTTACTGTGGGAAGAGGGAGTAGAGATGATTTTTCGTGGAAAATTTCAGAGAAACCTCTTACACAACTTAAAGTTTCTTATTCTCTGGTATCAACCGGATGTATTTCGACAGGAAATTCTAGAACAAGTGCCCAATATGGAGAAGCTTGTCGTACAAAATGGTTCCTTCAAAGAGATGTTTTGTTGTAAAAGTCCTAATAATGTGGATTATAGTGAACTACAGctaaaaaaattacacttgAATTCCCTCAAAAAGTTGGTTTCCATTGGGTTAGAGAACTCTTGGACTGAGCCCTTTGTCAGAAACCTAGAAACCTTTAAAGTCTTTGATTGTGATAGTTTAAAAAACTTGGTAACATGCAGAGTATCTTTCTCCAATCTGACATATTTGAAAGTACAAAGTTGCTACACCTTATCATATTTGTTCACTTCCTCAACAGCCAAGAGTTTGGTTCAACTTAAAAGAATGGagataaaaaattgtttctcaATTCAAGAGATAGTTTCTAAAGAGGAAGACGAATCAGATGAGGATGAGATAATATTTCCAAAGCTCAGTCTTTTGAATCTTGAACATTTGGGCGATCTCCGAAAGTTCTACAGAGGAAGTTTACGTTTTCCATCTTTGGAGGAATTATCAATAACAAGTTGCTACGAGATGGTAACTTTATGTACAGGTACGCTAGAGGCAGGCAAGTTGTCTCATGTTAGACTTGAAGAACCAGATGCTATTCCATTGGAAACTGATCTCAACTCTATTCTGACTAACGAATTTATAAAG AGAGCGCGATGGGAAATGCCGCAGCGCAGTCTTGAATTCAGATATGGGGCAGACCTACAAGTGATATGGGGTCTCTCATTGCAGATCCCACACTTTCGCTTCAGAAAATTGGAAACCTTGTTCCTCAATGGGTGCCACTCTTTATCATATGTACTCCCCTCCACTTTGCTTCCTTTATTATCTGAATTGAAAACGTTGAAGGTTGTCAACTGTGATTCTGTCAAAACCATATTTgatgtcaaatctgcacaaggCACACTCACATGTCCTCTGGAGAAGTTGGTTTTATGGAAGCTGTCAAATTTGGAAGCTCTTTCGAATGAAGATACTGCTGAAATTGTTCCACTGGATAATCCAAAACAAACAAATCCTAAGTTTACGTTGCCCTGTGTGACGTCACTGTCACTATCGGATTTGCCTAAGTTCAAGCTTAATACTACATTTCAG CTAATTACACCCAACTTACAGCATCTGACAGTGGGTAAATATGAATCGAAGATGATTGTGGATGGAGAATTTCAGAGAAACCACGAGTTAAAATTTCTTACTTTCTGCTCTGATATTAAGTGTGATGAATATCCGGAGTATGGACTTTTACAACAGTTGCCAAATGTAAAGAAGCTTGTGGTGTGTCACCGTTCCTTCAAGGTGATTTTCAGCGATCAAAGACCTAATAATAGTAAACTCCTATTACAGCTGAAAGCATTATCCTCGGAGTCCCTTGAAGAACTGGTTCCCATTGGGTTTAAGAACTCGTGGACTGAGCCTTTTATCAGAAATCTAGAAAGCTTTGAAGTTATCAGTTGTTCCAGTTTAAAAAACTTGGTAACATGCACAGTGTCTTTCTCCAATATGGTATCTTTAACAATAGAGAACTGTCATAACTTGTCATATTTGTTCACATCTTCGACAGCCAGAAGTTTGGATAAACTCCAAAGAATGGAGATAAAATGGTGTAAATCAATTGAAGAGATAGTGTTTAAGGAAGAGGAATCAGATGAGGGTGAGATAATGTTTTTGCAGCTCAGATGTTTGAATCTTGATAATTTATTGAATCTCCGAAGGTTCTACGGAGGGAGTCTAAGTTTCCCATCCTTAGAAGAATTATCAGTAACAAATTGCGTTGAGATGGTAATTTTATGTCCAACTACGGTAAAAGCAGACAAGTTGACTCGAGTGACAATTGATTACCGTACAGTTATTCCACCCGAAAATATCAACTCCGTCGTGCGAAAGAGATTTCACAGACAG ATATCAGAGCTTTTCCACTTTGATCTCAAAAGTAGGCCAGCATTACAAGAATTATGGCATGACTCACTGCATATGCCCGACTTCTGTTTTAGTTGTTTGTACGAATTGACTGTGGAGGATTGTCAATTTTTGTCAGATGCAGTACTACCCTTCCATTTGCTTCCTCTATTACCAAGATTGAGAAGAATGGCAGTTCGAAACTGTGATTTTGTGAAATACATATTTGAGGTGAATTGTACAACAAAAGACACATTAGTTACTCTTCCTCTGGAGAAATTGACTTTATCAAACTTGTCAAATCTGGAGAATGTTTGGAATGAAGATCCCACTGGAATTCTAAGCGTGCACAATCTAGAAGAAGTATTTGTTGATAGATGCAAATGCCTTGGAAGCGTGTTTCCAGCGTCAGTAGCCAAAGATCTTCTGAAACTTGAACGTCTAGCAGTGGAAAACTGTGAGAAATTGATGACAATTGTTGCAGAGGAATGTGATGGGGATGAAGAAATAATATTTGAGCGGCTTCAGGTTTTGGATCTTAAAATGTTAGAAGAGCTGAGGTGCTTTTACACTGGCAATTTCACATTAAGTTTTCCATCCTTGAAAAAAGTCCACGTCATCAAGTGCAGCTCCATGAAAAGTTTCAGTGCAGTCAACAAAATAGATCATCCCATAAAGTGGTATTATTCTGAATATGCGAAACCCCGAAAAGAAACTGATCTTAATTCGGCTGTGTGTAGAACTTTTGAAAAAGAG GCTCCAGATGCTTCTGGTGTCATCATTTCAGTTCTTCAATAG